A region of Paraburkholderia sp. BL23I1N1 DNA encodes the following proteins:
- a CDS encoding winged helix-turn-helix domain-containing protein, producing the protein MNPQGFVRIGDIELDIQRYELRRAGQQIRLERLPMELLILMASRDGQLVTRADIVRALWGGNAFRETDNSINTAIRKIRIALDENPDHPLYLTTVKGKGYRLNGTRTSSEEPLHIPAEAVRVLVLPFENKTGDSSEDSLCDALADETSANIGVLNPERILVIARTTAAGYRRVNKSIAEIALELSVDYVLEGSLTQDAGRVRILAHLIRCVDQVQIWSRAHEPMTRGALDIQKEVGTALAQEVSPALAQQQHMLARRLPVDPLAHDAYLRGRYYWTRRVHFDAGFAAHHALNDEDFIRARSYFERAVDRDPTYALGYVGLSNIFGSTATHGFYAPSQGYPKARESALRALELDANLPEAHQALAGVHYFYDWDWRRAEAEFLKALRLNPSHAETSRLYGRLLLVLGREAEGRAQFELAESVDPLGFEGSRVFGLIQSGRYEEVIREFHDTGHGNRSPLIYQLLATAFEVRGRYEEAIEATVDALTRCSEFARAASIRAIWDSGGYQRVLQWYLQDLHARSRKRYTSPLLFAELHARLAQPDEMFHWLEAAVAERSPRLCELRTNPWFQHYRSMGRFRKVEKRIGY; encoded by the coding sequence ATGAACCCTCAGGGATTCGTCAGGATTGGAGATATCGAACTCGATATCCAACGCTACGAATTGCGTCGGGCTGGACAGCAGATCCGTCTCGAGCGCCTGCCGATGGAGTTGCTGATCCTGATGGCGTCCCGCGACGGACAACTCGTGACGCGAGCAGACATCGTCAGGGCGTTATGGGGTGGCAACGCTTTTCGCGAAACGGACAACAGCATTAATACAGCAATTAGAAAAATCCGGATTGCGCTAGATGAAAATCCCGACCACCCGTTGTATCTGACTACAGTCAAGGGGAAGGGTTATCGCCTGAACGGTACGCGGACGTCCTCCGAGGAGCCTCTGCATATTCCCGCAGAAGCGGTTCGCGTGCTGGTCCTGCCTTTCGAAAACAAGACCGGCGATTCAAGCGAAGACAGTCTCTGCGACGCGCTTGCAGATGAGACCTCCGCCAACATCGGGGTGCTTAATCCCGAGCGGATCCTGGTCATTGCGAGGACAACAGCCGCCGGGTATCGGCGGGTGAATAAGAGCATCGCGGAGATCGCGCTAGAGCTGTCCGTCGACTATGTGCTGGAAGGTTCGTTGACGCAGGACGCGGGAAGGGTTCGTATCCTGGCGCACCTGATCCGCTGTGTCGATCAGGTGCAGATATGGAGCCGCGCGCACGAACCGATGACACGAGGCGCACTGGATATCCAGAAAGAGGTCGGAACCGCCCTTGCTCAGGAAGTATCGCCGGCGCTCGCGCAACAGCAGCACATGCTCGCAAGGCGTCTGCCGGTCGATCCGCTGGCGCACGATGCCTACCTGCGTGGCCGGTACTATTGGACTCGACGCGTTCATTTCGATGCGGGGTTCGCTGCACATCATGCCTTAAATGACGAGGACTTCATTCGCGCGCGGAGCTATTTCGAGCGTGCTGTCGATCGGGACCCGACCTACGCGCTCGGCTATGTCGGCTTGTCGAATATCTTCGGCTCGACCGCAACGCATGGGTTCTACGCGCCCTCGCAGGGCTACCCTAAAGCACGCGAGTCGGCACTTCGCGCTCTGGAACTCGACGCTAATCTTCCGGAGGCTCACCAGGCGCTTGCAGGCGTGCACTACTTCTACGACTGGGACTGGCGCCGTGCGGAAGCCGAGTTTCTGAAGGCATTGCGGCTCAACCCGAGCCATGCGGAAACCAGCCGCCTGTACGGACGACTTCTGCTGGTGCTCGGGCGAGAAGCGGAGGGGCGGGCGCAGTTCGAGCTCGCCGAGAGTGTGGATCCGCTGGGATTCGAAGGTTCGCGCGTATTTGGTCTCATACAGTCGGGGAGGTACGAAGAGGTGATCCGCGAGTTTCACGATACCGGGCACGGGAATAGATCGCCGCTGATTTACCAGTTGCTGGCTACTGCATTCGAAGTGCGGGGGCGGTATGAAGAGGCAATCGAAGCGACCGTCGATGCGTTGACCCGGTGCAGCGAATTTGCTCGAGCGGCGTCGATTCGAGCGATCTGGGACTCTGGTGGCTATCAGAGGGTTCTACAGTGGTATCTGCAGGATTTACACGCAAGGAGCCGAAAGCGCTATACATCACCGCTCCTGTTTGCGGAATTGCACGCACGTCTCGCGCAACCGGACGAAATGTTTCACTGGCTCGAGGCGGCGGTTGCCGAGCGCTCGCCTCGATTATGTGAACTGCGCACTAACCCGTGGTTCCAGCACTATCGGTCGATGGGACGGTTCCGAAAAGTCGAAAAGCGTATTGGTTACTGA
- a CDS encoding NADP-dependent oxidoreductase, with the protein MKAFVVDRYGRKHGARAGDMPVPELREDDVLIQIHAAGVNPLDSKIRDGEFKLILPYRLPLILGNDLAGVIVRVGSHVRRFKPGDEVYARPPKDRIGTFAEFIAIKEDAVALKPKALSMEEAASIPLVGLTAWQALVERAQLKKGQKVLIHAGSGGVGTFAIQLAKHLGATVATTASAANAGLMKQLGADIVIDYKKDDFAAVLKDYDVVLDTQGGNTLEKSLRVLKPGGKLIGIAGPPDPDFARQIGASWFLKTAVRFLSYRIRKAARRRDVGYSFLFMRADGDQLAQIAKLVDAAAIRPVIDRIFPFESTREAMTYIETGRAKGKVVIKIR; encoded by the coding sequence ATGAAGGCATTCGTCGTCGATCGATATGGACGCAAGCATGGCGCACGAGCCGGCGATATGCCGGTTCCGGAACTTCGTGAGGATGACGTATTGATCCAGATTCACGCCGCTGGCGTGAACCCGCTCGATTCAAAGATCAGGGATGGAGAGTTCAAGCTTATTTTGCCCTATCGTTTGCCACTGATTTTGGGTAATGACCTGGCTGGGGTCATTGTCCGCGTCGGATCCCATGTGCGGCGCTTCAAGCCGGGCGACGAGGTGTACGCGCGACCGCCCAAAGATCGGATCGGCACTTTCGCGGAATTTATCGCGATCAAGGAAGACGCAGTGGCCCTGAAGCCCAAAGCGCTCAGCATGGAAGAAGCGGCTTCAATTCCGTTGGTGGGCTTGACTGCGTGGCAGGCACTGGTCGAACGAGCGCAACTGAAGAAAGGGCAAAAGGTGCTCATACACGCCGGCTCCGGCGGGGTTGGCACCTTTGCCATTCAACTGGCGAAGCACCTCGGCGCGACCGTCGCTACGACAGCAAGCGCCGCGAATGCCGGATTGATGAAGCAGCTCGGTGCGGATATCGTTATCGATTACAAGAAAGACGACTTTGCCGCCGTATTGAAAGACTACGACGTGGTGCTGGATACGCAGGGCGGAAATACGCTCGAAAAATCGCTGCGCGTGCTCAAGCCAGGTGGCAAGCTCATCGGGATCGCCGGTCCGCCCGATCCTGATTTTGCCAGGCAGATAGGTGCCTCCTGGTTCCTGAAAACAGCGGTACGGTTTCTAAGCTATCGCATCCGAAAGGCGGCGAGACGTCGTGACGTCGGCTATTCATTCCTCTTCATGCGTGCCGATGGAGACCAACTTGCGCAGATCGCCAAGCTCGTCGACGCAGCTGCGATAAGGCCTGTGATCGATCGGATCTTCCCGTTCGAATCAACGCGAGAGGCTATGACTTACATCGAAACAGGACGTGCAAAGGGTAAGGTCGTCATCAAGATTCGATAG
- a CDS encoding TetR/AcrR family transcriptional regulator: MMTIMQKSPLTRKPASRKEITHERIVEVAARAIRRSGYDGTGVADIMKEAGLTHGGFYAHFPSREVLLAEAADRAGAQAVALSAQIAASVPPEQALPSMVRAYLSKEHREAIETGCPVSALGSEMPRQAPVVRRAATRRIKEMIDVVTRQLPDWGQPGAHEQALMTVATMVGTMVLARAVDDPTLSDSFLEAALKKLAPTDE; this comes from the coding sequence ATGATGACCATCATGCAAAAGTCACCACTCACTCGGAAACCCGCCAGCCGTAAGGAAATCACGCACGAGCGCATCGTCGAGGTTGCCGCGCGCGCAATTCGGCGCAGCGGCTACGACGGAACGGGCGTGGCCGACATCATGAAAGAGGCCGGCCTGACACATGGCGGCTTCTACGCGCACTTTCCGTCGCGGGAGGTGTTGCTTGCCGAAGCGGCTGACCGCGCCGGTGCCCAGGCCGTGGCCCTGTCGGCGCAAATCGCCGCCTCGGTACCGCCGGAGCAGGCATTGCCGTCGATGGTGCGTGCCTATTTGTCGAAGGAGCACCGTGAAGCCATAGAGACCGGCTGCCCGGTCTCCGCCCTGGGTTCGGAGATGCCGCGCCAGGCGCCGGTCGTTCGGCGCGCGGCCACCCGCCGCATCAAGGAGATGATCGATGTCGTTACGCGCCAATTGCCCGATTGGGGCCAGCCGGGCGCGCATGAACAGGCACTGATGACCGTTGCGACCATGGTCGGCACCATGGTGCTGGCGCGCGCCGTCGACGACCCCACGCTGTCGGACAGTTTTCTTGAAGCCGCATTGAAAAAACTCGCCCCCACTGACGAGTAA
- a CDS encoding MFS transporter: MIDDSLTVRNVRLSARQRWMIFVASTGGALEVFDFAVYGFFAQSIGREFFPARMGVPPETLSFAVLAVGYTSRLVGGTFLGRLGDKYGRRVVFTSSAMIAAVSTLLIGILPSYESLGIAAPALLVLLRLTQGLCLGGELPGAVIYAVETAHAKPGVLCGVVFLAVNIALILATSINLGVQVFFTPEHVRAFGWRIGFLVGGLLGLLSFAVRRTLVETDEYATTIGIRHQEPLTILFRNHVAAVLTGIAAASLVGASSGLFVAHMPVYLQTLHYDPQKIAHAQTVYVATISACILTTAYLGDLLSRRFVFMLGTVLSVLFAPFFYVAVTRHQANLPLLFLMAGVVASFANGTYACAIAEMFPVDVRFSGLATAMNIGLAVPMAMAPLAASILASRTHWTFAPALVMVLCATFAFVASFQMKRRRREAVDFKMGNESLLQERK, translated from the coding sequence ATGATCGACGATTCGCTTACAGTCCGTAATGTGCGGTTGAGCGCCCGCCAGCGCTGGATGATTTTTGTCGCGAGCACCGGGGGCGCGCTTGAGGTATTCGATTTCGCCGTCTACGGCTTTTTCGCACAGAGCATCGGCCGCGAATTTTTCCCGGCGCGAATGGGCGTGCCGCCAGAGACATTGTCGTTCGCGGTCCTGGCCGTCGGTTACACGTCGAGGCTCGTGGGCGGCACGTTCCTCGGCCGGTTGGGTGACAAGTACGGCCGGCGCGTTGTTTTCACCTCGTCGGCAATGATCGCGGCGGTGTCGACCTTGCTCATCGGAATACTTCCATCATACGAATCGCTGGGCATTGCGGCGCCGGCGCTCCTGGTTTTGCTGCGACTCACACAGGGTTTGTGCCTGGGCGGTGAATTACCCGGAGCTGTCATCTATGCCGTTGAAACAGCGCACGCGAAACCCGGGGTCTTATGTGGCGTTGTATTTCTCGCTGTCAATATCGCGCTGATACTTGCCACTAGCATCAATCTCGGTGTGCAGGTGTTTTTCACACCAGAGCACGTTCGCGCATTCGGCTGGCGGATCGGGTTTCTGGTCGGCGGTCTGCTTGGCCTGCTGAGTTTCGCAGTGCGGCGCACGTTAGTGGAAACCGACGAATATGCCACGACAATTGGGATCCGGCATCAGGAGCCACTTACTATTCTGTTTCGCAATCATGTTGCGGCCGTTCTGACAGGCATCGCTGCGGCGTCACTGGTGGGCGCATCAAGTGGCCTCTTCGTGGCGCACATGCCAGTCTATCTTCAGACGCTTCACTATGACCCACAGAAGATTGCCCACGCCCAGACGGTGTATGTGGCCACCATCTCGGCCTGCATCCTCACCACTGCATATTTGGGCGATCTGTTGTCGCGGCGTTTCGTCTTCATGTTGGGGACCGTACTGTCAGTGCTGTTCGCCCCTTTCTTTTACGTTGCGGTGACCCGTCATCAGGCCAACTTGCCCCTGCTGTTTCTGATGGCCGGTGTCGTCGCTTCGTTTGCAAATGGCACTTACGCATGTGCGATTGCGGAAATGTTTCCCGTCGACGTGCGATTCAGCGGCCTCGCCACCGCCATGAATATCGGTCTGGCCGTGCCGATGGCAATGGCGCCGCTCGCCGCAAGCATTCTTGCATCCAGAACGCACTGGACATTTGCACCCGCGCTTGTCATGGTGCTTTGCGCGACGTTTGCGTTCGTTGCGTCATTTCAGATGAAGCGTCGCCGCCGGGAGGCCGTGGACTTCAAAATGGGCAATGAGTCGCTGTTGCAGGAGCGCAAATGA
- a CDS encoding entericidin A/B family lipoprotein, whose translation MTRLIALLLVAGTTLLAGCNTIAGAGEDISKGGQAIHNSAEQAK comes from the coding sequence ATGACACGACTCATTGCTTTGCTTCTAGTTGCGGGTACCACTCTTCTCGCAGGCTGTAACACGATTGCTGGAGCCGGCGAGGACATATCGAAAGGTGGCCAGGCCATCCATAACTCGGCCGAACAAGCCAAATAG
- a CDS encoding oxidoreductase, giving the protein MKSGIALVTGASSGIGEATANSLTQAGYKVYGTSRRGAKAGQRTFKMLPLDVTSDASVEAAVKEVLRLNGRIDLLVNNAGFGVAPAAAEESSLEQARAIFDTNFFGIVRMTRAVLPHMRQQGSGRIINIGSVLGFLPMPYMALYSATKHAVAGYSESLDHELRTLGIRVSVIEPAYIKTPFDANFMAPDALLDAYREVRAAVDKRVKDVVEGADGPEVVAETVLQAALAARPKLRYAAGGLAGRLRLLRRFAPVGLVDAGIRKDLRLTT; this is encoded by the coding sequence ATGAAAAGCGGCATAGCCCTCGTGACGGGCGCCTCGTCGGGTATCGGCGAAGCCACGGCAAACAGCCTTACCCAGGCCGGGTACAAGGTCTACGGCACCAGCCGGCGCGGTGCAAAAGCCGGTCAGCGGACGTTCAAGATGCTGCCGCTGGACGTGACTAGCGATGCATCAGTCGAAGCAGCCGTGAAGGAAGTACTGCGCCTGAACGGCCGCATCGACCTGCTGGTGAACAACGCTGGCTTCGGCGTTGCCCCCGCCGCTGCCGAAGAAAGTTCGCTTGAACAGGCCCGTGCGATCTTCGATACGAATTTCTTTGGGATTGTCCGCATGACGCGTGCCGTGCTGCCTCATATGCGGCAACAAGGCAGTGGCCGCATCATCAACATCGGCTCTGTCCTGGGTTTCCTGCCCATGCCCTATATGGCGCTGTATTCCGCCACCAAGCACGCGGTTGCGGGCTACTCGGAGTCGCTCGATCACGAGTTGCGTACGCTGGGCATCCGGGTATCGGTCATTGAGCCTGCCTACATCAAGACGCCGTTCGACGCGAACTTCATGGCACCCGATGCCCTCCTCGACGCGTACCGCGAGGTCCGCGCGGCCGTAGATAAGCGAGTCAAGGACGTGGTCGAGGGCGCTGACGGTCCCGAGGTCGTGGCCGAGACCGTGCTGCAGGCCGCTCTCGCGGCTCGCCCGAAACTCCGCTATGCCGCGGGAGGACTCGCCGGCCGCCTGCGATTGCTACGCAGATTTGCGCCTGTGGGCCTCGTGGACGCCGGCATTCGCAAAGATCTGCGCCTCACAACGTAG
- a CDS encoding ROK family transcriptional regulator, giving the protein MHAHRKNSRPTVTVTRGPAFVRQGNEWAIYQHLLSLAPASSPQLAESTGLSKVTVSAALGNLERLGLVEQTGVRGGSAGRSPRLYAPRARAGFVVAIDVGAEWIRGAVADLTGTVVARLEKRTPARVERLVARIVELVGAMLEEQRVSRSEVLATVFGSPGVLDTENDRLRLAPNLPDLERAGLIPSLREALDADLLVENDINLATLGEQQHGLGRGVDNFVFMSVGTGIGLGIIADGRLHRGAHGFAGEIAVLPAAPAVGSKSDGIYRPMFEVSAAAKGIVAHAQRRGLDVANAEAVFVAAHAGDPRALDCVAEEARQLSWGLASIIPILDPKLVVLGGGIGRSGALLLPTIRDHLADWLPIPVPEFAVSATGTDAVLLGAIVLGVERGRLRAFERLGYATS; this is encoded by the coding sequence ATGCACGCGCATAGAAAGAACAGCCGGCCGACAGTCACCGTCACCCGAGGTCCCGCGTTCGTCCGCCAGGGCAACGAATGGGCTATCTATCAGCATCTGTTGTCGCTGGCGCCTGCCTCGAGCCCGCAGCTTGCGGAGAGCACCGGGCTGTCCAAGGTGACGGTCTCGGCCGCACTCGGCAATCTCGAGCGGCTCGGGCTCGTCGAGCAGACCGGTGTGCGCGGGGGCAGCGCGGGACGCTCCCCGCGTCTTTACGCACCCCGGGCGCGAGCCGGTTTCGTGGTCGCGATCGACGTCGGCGCTGAATGGATACGTGGCGCGGTCGCCGATCTGACCGGCACGGTGGTGGCGCGGCTCGAAAAGCGCACCCCTGCCCGCGTGGAACGGCTGGTTGCCCGAATCGTCGAACTCGTCGGCGCAATGCTGGAAGAACAGCGCGTCTCGCGCAGCGAGGTCCTTGCGACCGTGTTCGGCTCGCCTGGTGTACTGGATACGGAAAACGACCGGCTTCGCCTCGCGCCGAACCTGCCGGATCTGGAGCGTGCAGGCTTGATTCCGTCACTGCGAGAAGCGCTCGATGCCGACCTGCTGGTTGAGAACGATATCAATCTGGCCACGCTAGGCGAACAGCAGCACGGCCTAGGGCGTGGCGTCGATAACTTCGTTTTTATGTCGGTCGGCACGGGTATCGGACTGGGGATCATCGCCGATGGAAGGCTGCATCGCGGCGCACATGGTTTCGCCGGCGAGATTGCCGTTCTGCCCGCGGCTCCGGCAGTCGGTTCGAAGTCCGATGGAATCTATCGCCCTATGTTCGAGGTGTCCGCCGCGGCGAAAGGGATTGTCGCGCACGCACAGCGGCGGGGTCTTGACGTGGCCAATGCAGAAGCGGTGTTCGTGGCGGCCCACGCAGGCGATCCGCGCGCACTCGACTGCGTCGCGGAAGAAGCGCGACAGCTCTCGTGGGGACTCGCGTCGATTATTCCGATTCTCGATCCGAAACTGGTTGTGCTCGGCGGAGGTATCGGGCGAAGCGGCGCCCTGCTGCTACCGACAATTCGCGATCATCTCGCTGACTGGCTGCCTATCCCTGTGCCGGAATTTGCGGTCTCGGCGACCGGCACCGATGCTGTGCTGCTTGGGGCGATTGTTTTAGGCGTCGAACGGGGGCGGCTTAGGGCGTTTGAGCGGCTGGGGTATGCGACTTCGTAA
- a CDS encoding SRPBCC family protein, translating into MRTVEYRFCTIWRIDAPVQEVWAAIHDSARWPEWWINVERVDQLEAGSERGVGVVQRYTWKGWLPYRLVFDMRVTRVDPLVALEGEASGDVEGAGRWSFSTDGGSLTVVRYDWCVHTNRTWMNALAPLLRPVFRWNHDAVMREGGAALARRLDARLRADNGS; encoded by the coding sequence TTGCGGACGGTCGAATACCGCTTTTGCACCATTTGGCGCATCGATGCGCCAGTGCAGGAAGTTTGGGCGGCAATCCATGATTCGGCGCGCTGGCCCGAGTGGTGGATTAACGTCGAGCGCGTGGACCAGCTGGAGGCGGGGTCCGAGCGGGGCGTGGGCGTCGTACAACGCTATACGTGGAAAGGCTGGTTGCCCTATCGACTCGTGTTCGATATGCGGGTGACGCGCGTCGATCCGTTGGTCGCGTTGGAGGGAGAAGCCAGTGGCGACGTCGAAGGCGCCGGCCGTTGGAGTTTTTCAACCGACGGGGGCAGCCTGACCGTGGTCCGCTATGACTGGTGCGTGCATACGAACCGCACGTGGATGAATGCATTGGCGCCGTTGTTGCGACCGGTTTTCCGATGGAACCACGATGCAGTGATGCGCGAAGGTGGCGCGGCGCTGGCGCGGCGGCTGGACGCGCGGCTCCGCGCTGACAACGGAAGCTGA
- a CDS encoding APC family permease has product MSDSAWQEPSSNALADAAERPAVDAPHFRRSVGLFSATAVNMIQICGIGPFLTIPAIVAVLNGPLAVVGWILGAVLAMADGLVWAELGAAMPGAGGTYLYVREAFQYRTGKLMPFLFVWTAMLSIPLIMSTGIIGFVQYLGFFLPSLSAWQTRAISVGVTALVVLALYRRIESIRALSTVLWIIMMLAVGLTIAAAYSNFHLSLATTLPPDAGDIGKFFTGLGAGLIIAIYDYAGYNTTAYMGDELKNPGRVMPRSIIVSIIAMMVLYLALNVGVIGTVPWQDVAKSTSVASLVVSRNWGHTAAAFVTVLILVAAFASVFAGLLGGSRVPFYAARDGVFLAAFGKLHPKHNFPHVALLVMGVVTAAGTFFDLTAVINMLVAVAVLLQSVAQIAALTVLRRRQPTLHRPYRQWLYPVPSLVALIGWLYVFYATDRQSQVMSTAWLVLGLIAFLIWARVARQWPFGPKPIREVFLERQADSIATENTNAHAR; this is encoded by the coding sequence ATGAGCGATTCCGCCTGGCAGGAGCCGTCCTCGAACGCACTGGCTGACGCGGCCGAGCGTCCGGCGGTCGACGCGCCGCATTTCCGTCGTTCCGTCGGCCTGTTCTCGGCAACTGCGGTGAACATGATTCAGATCTGCGGGATCGGCCCCTTCCTGACCATCCCGGCTATCGTGGCCGTGCTGAATGGGCCACTTGCCGTCGTCGGCTGGATTCTCGGCGCGGTGCTGGCCATGGCGGACGGCCTCGTCTGGGCGGAGCTCGGCGCCGCGATGCCCGGCGCGGGCGGCACGTATCTCTACGTGCGCGAAGCCTTCCAGTACCGCACCGGCAAGCTGATGCCGTTTCTCTTCGTCTGGACCGCGATGTTGTCCATTCCGCTCATCATGAGCACGGGCATCATCGGCTTTGTTCAGTACCTGGGGTTCTTCCTGCCGAGTCTTTCGGCCTGGCAAACCCGCGCGATCAGTGTCGGGGTGACCGCACTGGTCGTGCTCGCGCTTTATCGGCGGATCGAATCGATCCGCGCGTTGAGCACGGTGCTGTGGATCATCATGATGCTGGCGGTCGGGCTGACCATTGCCGCCGCGTACTCGAACTTCCATCTGAGCCTCGCAACGACGCTGCCGCCCGACGCGGGCGATATCGGCAAGTTCTTCACGGGCCTCGGCGCGGGCCTGATCATCGCCATCTACGACTACGCCGGCTACAACACGACGGCGTACATGGGCGACGAACTGAAGAATCCCGGACGCGTCATGCCTCGCTCGATCATCGTGTCGATCATCGCCATGATGGTTCTTTACCTCGCGTTGAACGTCGGTGTGATCGGCACGGTGCCCTGGCAGGACGTGGCCAAATCGACTTCGGTTGCATCGCTGGTCGTGTCGCGCAATTGGGGGCATACAGCGGCGGCGTTCGTCACCGTGTTGATCCTGGTGGCGGCGTTTGCGTCGGTCTTTGCAGGATTGCTCGGTGGGTCACGCGTGCCTTTCTATGCGGCGCGCGACGGCGTGTTTCTCGCCGCGTTCGGCAAGCTGCATCCGAAGCACAATTTTCCGCACGTCGCGTTGCTGGTCATGGGCGTGGTCACCGCGGCCGGAACGTTTTTCGATCTGACCGCCGTGATCAATATGCTGGTCGCCGTCGCGGTGTTGCTGCAGTCGGTGGCGCAGATCGCGGCATTGACGGTGCTGCGTCGCCGTCAGCCGACATTGCATCGTCCGTATCGCCAGTGGCTCTATCCGGTGCCGAGTCTTGTTGCGCTGATTGGCTGGCTCTATGTTTTCTATGCGACCGACCGTCAGTCGCAAGTGATGTCGACGGCCTGGCTTGTTCTGGGATTGATCGCGTTCCTGATCTGGGCGCGTGTTGCCCGGCAATGGCCGTTTGGCCCCAAGCCCATTCGTGAAGTGTTTCTCGAACGCCAGGCGGACAGTATTGCAACCGAGAATACCAACGCGCATGCACGTTAA
- a CDS encoding MarR family winged helix-turn-helix transcriptional regulator yields the protein MRKTRQTPTGVALTDLILGMFRANNLTLAWGDRLVAPLGITSARWQILGAIAAADRPQPVAWLARDLGANRQNVQRIVNDLEKEGLVIFQPNPYHRRAQLVVLTDKGSQTFDAAIRLYVPQVNKLSDGIPIEDIQTALNVITELRRRLEGLENADE from the coding sequence ATGCGGAAAACCAGGCAAACCCCGACCGGGGTCGCGCTAACCGACCTTATCCTCGGCATGTTTCGGGCCAACAACCTGACTTTGGCGTGGGGCGACCGGCTCGTCGCGCCGCTTGGGATAACCAGCGCTCGCTGGCAGATTCTGGGGGCCATTGCGGCGGCAGACCGTCCGCAGCCGGTTGCCTGGCTTGCGCGCGACCTGGGAGCCAACCGCCAGAACGTGCAGCGCATCGTCAACGATCTGGAGAAGGAAGGGCTCGTCATATTCCAGCCCAACCCGTATCACCGCCGTGCGCAACTCGTCGTGTTGACGGACAAGGGATCGCAGACGTTCGACGCCGCGATCCGTCTGTACGTCCCGCAGGTCAACAAGCTTTCAGATGGAATACCCATTGAAGATATTCAAACGGCCCTCAACGTCATAACCGAACTACGGAGGAGACTTGAAGGCCTGGAGAATGCTGACGAGTAG
- a CDS encoding antibiotic biosynthesis monooxygenase translates to MSLMRPLDPAFPIERQIALEASPVVLVNVFTLDKADEQVFLQAWQDDAAIMKQQPGFISTQLHRALGESPTYLNYAVWESNAHFRAAFAHPEFRARLSAYPSSAVASPHLFQKVAVPGICVA, encoded by the coding sequence ATGTCACTAATGCGTCCCCTCGATCCAGCCTTCCCGATCGAACGTCAAATCGCACTCGAAGCCTCGCCCGTCGTCCTCGTGAATGTATTCACGCTAGACAAGGCTGACGAGCAGGTTTTCCTTCAGGCGTGGCAAGACGATGCCGCCATCATGAAGCAGCAGCCGGGGTTCATCTCGACCCAGTTGCATCGTGCGCTCGGCGAGAGCCCAACGTATCTCAACTACGCCGTCTGGGAATCGAACGCGCATTTCCGGGCCGCGTTTGCGCATCCGGAGTTCAGGGCAAGACTCTCGGCCTATCCATCCTCGGCGGTTGCCAGTCCGCATCTGTTTCAGAAGGTCGCAGTGCCAGGCATTTGCGTGGCGTAG
- a CDS encoding LysR family transcriptional regulator: protein MNSIEADQTEAFLAMLETGSFSAAGRRLGRDGSVVSRRVAALEMHLGIRL from the coding sequence ATGAACAGTATCGAAGCCGACCAGACTGAAGCCTTCCTCGCGATGCTTGAAACCGGCAGTTTCTCCGCGGCCGGACGTCGCCTTGGTAGAGATGGTTCAGTTGTATCGAGACGCGTCGCTGCACTGGAAATGCACCTTGGCATTCGCCTTTAG
- a CDS encoding bifunctional 2-polyprenyl-6-hydroxyphenol methylase/3-demethylubiquinol 3-O-methyltransferase UbiG, protein MCIEVSGTEGYAEHAQSLVKRWQNISFADQHKPVLHLIPEVPSRILDVGSGVGVDAAAFAAMGHTVVAVEPVDPLRAAGIELHPSSRVEWVDDSLPDLAVLLSRKETFDVVMLTAVWMHLDEEQRRRAMPNVTSLVSEGGVVIMSLRHGPVPPGRRMFDVSAEETIELARIEGLQPVLILGTDSIQQVNRNMGVTWTRLAFRPESNPGSGFDVVNKSLMRT, encoded by the coding sequence ATGTGCATTGAGGTCAGCGGAACAGAAGGCTACGCCGAGCATGCGCAGTCGCTTGTCAAGCGATGGCAGAACATCTCGTTTGCCGACCAACACAAACCGGTCCTGCATCTGATACCCGAGGTTCCGTCGAGAATTCTCGACGTTGGTTCGGGAGTGGGGGTGGACGCGGCCGCGTTCGCGGCAATGGGGCACACCGTCGTCGCGGTTGAACCCGTCGACCCACTGCGCGCTGCCGGAATCGAGTTGCATCCGTCGTCGCGGGTTGAATGGGTCGATGACAGCCTCCCCGATCTTGCCGTCCTGCTTTCAAGGAAGGAAACATTTGACGTAGTTATGCTCACCGCCGTGTGGATGCATCTTGACGAGGAACAGCGCCGTCGGGCGATGCCGAACGTAACTTCTCTTGTGAGCGAAGGGGGCGTGGTGATCATGTCCCTTCGACATGGGCCCGTGCCACCAGGCCGGCGCATGTTTGACGTTTCGGCGGAAGAAACCATTGAGCTCGCGCGCATCGAAGGCTTGCAGCCTGTGCTCATTCTCGGCACCGATTCCATTCAGCAAGTGAACCGCAACATGGGCGTGACCTGGACGCGATTAGCTTTTCGACCGGAATCAAATCCTGGGTCCGGATTCGACGTAGTAAATAAATCGCTAATGCGAACATAG